The sequence AGGGAGAACGAGCCGAAGCGCAAGGTCTTCTACGCGATCAACGGCGACGCCCAGGACCGCGCGAAGATCGACCACCTGGGCCAGGTCGTCGACCGGCTCTCCTGGAAGTACCGCGCCTACCTGCTGCACGCCACCCGGCTCGTCAACGCCTACGACCTGGAGGCCTACCTCGGCTTCCCCGGCCTGTCCAAACGGGCCTTCCTGCGGGGATACGGCGACCTGCTGCGCTACAAGCGCGTCTTCCTCCAGCACGGTGTCGTCTACAACGACGTCGTCGGGTCCATCCACGCGCAGGTCACCAACGTCGACATGGTCCTCACGACGGGCCGCAGCGAACGCGCCTACTACGCCGAGCACTGCGGGTACGGATACGACAGGGTCGCCGCCACGGGGCTGCCGCGCTACGACGCGCTCAAGCCGCTCGACGGCCCGCGCAAGGTCCTGGTCATGCCCACCTGGCGACGCGACATCGTGGCCCCCTCGTACAACAGGGCGGCCAAGCCCGAGATCCCGTTCGCCGCCTCGGAGTACTACCGGTTCTTCTCCGCGCTGCTGCGCGACGAGAGGCTGCTCAAGGCGCTCCAGTACTACGGCGTGGAGCTGGAGTTCATGCCGCACTACGAGATCCGCCCGTACCTGAAGCACTTCCGGATCGATCACCCGTCCATCACCGTCTCCTCGACGGGCCGGGACGTGCAGCTGGCGATGCGCGAGTGCTCCATGCTGGTCACCGACTATTCCTCGGTGTTCTTCGACGTCGCGTACATGGGCAAGCCGATCGTCTACACGAACTTCGACGACGAGGCGTTCTACAGCAAGCACTACAAGCGGGGCTACTTCGACCTGGCACGCGACGGCTTCGGCCCCGCCTGCGGAACGGTCGACCGCGCGGTGGACGAGATCATCGCCTCCGTCGCCCGCGGCTTCGAGGTCGAACCCGAGTACCGCCGCCGCGCCGAGGAGTTCTTCGTCCTGCGGGACACCAACAACTGCCGGCGCGCCTTCGACGTCATCGACACGATGGACGCCACGGCGGGTGGCGACCCGGGCCGGATGTCGGCACCGCTCGTGATGGGGCGGCCGGAGGAGCAGGAGAGCGAGCGGGCGTGAATGCGGGCGGGGGCGTGAGGGCTCTGCGCCCGGAATTCCCCCGCCCGTTCTCCTGGTTCTGTTCCCCGGTCCCGCCCTCAGTCCAGCGTGATGCTTCCGGCGGCGGCCGAGAACAGCGACCCGCCGGTGCTCAGCGAGATATAGACCTCGTACACACCCGGTGCGGCCTTCTGCAGGTCGACGCCGTTGTATCCCGACGTGGCGAAATAGGCGAAGTCGTAGTTCCCGAAATCGCCCCGCCGTACGTGCTTGCGGATCACCGCTGTTTTGCGTGACATTCCGAGCCGGAACGAGTGCGTGGTGTCCTGGCCCTGCAGCACCAGATAGTACTGGCCGTGCCCCCGGTCGCCCGCCTCTATTCCATGGACGAACAGCGCACCCTCCACATGCAGGGTCCGTTCCTTCAGCCAGGACGATTCCAGGGAAAAGACCGTCTCCGCCGAGAACTGGCCGACAATGGGCCTGCGGATCAGCCGGACCCGCTTTCCGTCCCCGATCAGAACCGCTTCGTTCCCGCCGACGGGCCGCCTGATGTCGAAGGGGCGGCGAGCCACCAGAGCGGTACGCCTGTCTATTCCCTCGGCCGGGCTCACCACGCGAACGGAGAGGTTGTACGTGCCGACCGGAAGGCCCTTCATGGAGATACCCGAGGGCGATTCGGGCTCGAATCCGCCGTTGGGATAGTCGCAGGAGAACCGGTCGAAGTACTGGCTGTAGAGATACTTGGCGTCCGTCGTGGCCAAGGGGTACTCGAAGTGACGGCTCCCGCTCTCCATGATCAGACTCTTCGTCGTCATGGACTGCGCATAGGGAGATTCGCCGGGGATGAACGCGTCCCCGGACAGGATGATGTTCGCTCCGCGGATGTCCTGCTTCTTCACCACGGCCGTCAGGGCGTCCGACGCCCGCAGCTCGTACAGGTAGGACTGCCGCTCTGCCTCGTTGACCTGCTGTTTTCCGTTCTCCACAAAGCCGATCCGGGGGTCGGCCCCCTCGGTGAGCGCGGACAGCACGCCGGCGATGAGCGGCATGTTGTACCCGGACACCTCGCCGTGCTGACGCACCATCGGGGAATCGGTGCGGATGAGGTTGAAGTTCTCGCAGGCCCAGAAGAGCTGGAGATGCGGGTTGATTTCCGTTTCGTACTGCTCGTCCGCCTCGGAGGTGAACAGGTAGATGTTGTGCCCCTGTCCGCCACGCGCCTTGAGCATGTCGGGTATCGCGCCGTCGAGCACATCCACGTTCTGCTGCGGCATCGTCTCGCCCAGCATGTACTGACCGGTCACCGGCCTGTCGCGGACATAGCTGCCGATCAGGAACTGCGGCACCACGGTGACGATGTTCCGGTATCCGTACCGCAGGCCGTAATAGAGGGCCGCGCTGCCGCCCTTCGAGACGCCGAGCAGGCTCACCCGGTCCCGGCCGAGCCCGAGCCGGGCGAGCGTACGCTCGATGAGCCCGGCCACCGACGCCTCGATACCGAAATCCATGTTCCGGCACATGTAATAGCTGTAATGGCCGTCGAAATCGTCCCGGATCCACAGGATATTGGCGCGCAGATCCATGAGGGATTTACCGGCGAAGTGATAACCGTTGGGCGCACCGAGCCCGGAGAACACCACGATCAGATGCTGTGCGTCTCCGTCGGCGGGCCGAAAGCGGTACTCGACGGGAAAAGGGCCCGTGGTGTCCGTCTCGGTGACCACTCGGCGCCGGTCGGTGGCCGCGCGATTCGGCACGAGAGGAGGGAGTGCTGTGGTCATCGAGATACGCTGCCTGCTCCTGTGTGATTCCTGACACGGCCCCGGACGGAAGCCGTCCGAGTCTATCCGGCCCTCACGCCGTCAGTCGAGCCCGAATTCAGCACGAATGATCCAACCGGGCACGGGCGCGTTGTTGATAGCATCCGAACCGTCATATGGCTGGTATCCGAGGCGAATCCCCGCGCGGTACCCGGACAGATCCTGTTCGTTGTCCGGGGGCAGGGGAGTGGGACATGAACGGACGACGGGCCGCGCGCACACCGGCGCTCCTGCTCGCCCTCCTGACCGCCGCGTGCACCGCACAGACCGGCGCGGGTCCGGACGACGGCGGCGCGCGGGATCCCCGGCCCTCCACGGGCAGTTCACAGCCGGCGGAGGACCTTCCCCACGGCATCACGTTCCGGCAGTCCGTGCGCAGGCTGGCGGACGGCGGCCCGGTCCGGGTCAGCGTGCTGGCCGTAGCGCCGGACGCCCCGGCCGACATCCGGACAAGCCACGGCGGCACGGTGGCCACGACCGGCACCGTCCTCGACCTCGCCCGCGGGGCCGACGCGATCGCCGCGGTCAACGGCACCTACTTCGACTCGGACTCCGCGCGCTACAAGGGCGACCCCCTGGGCCTCTACGTCTCCGACGGCGTTCTCCTCAGCGAGGCCACCAACGGGCGCACCGCGCTGATCCTTCCGGGGCGCGGCGAGCGGCCCCGGATCACCGAGCTGCGGTCCGCCACCTACGTCACCTCGTCCGACGGCGCCCGCGCGGTCGTGGACGGCACCGACCGGGTCCCGGGGCGGATCGTCGGCTGCGGGGGCGTCGGCGGGGACCGGCGCACCGACACCGGGGCACGGACCGGCGACCCGCTGCCGGGGCGCGTCTGCTTCGACCCGGACGAACTCATCGACTTCCCCGACCAGTGGGGGGCGCCGACCCCGGGCGCCGACCGGCACAGCGTCGAGGCGGTGCTCGACGCGAACGGCACGGTGACGGCGGTGCGCAGCCCCGCGGGCGGCCCGGTTCCGGCAGGCGGTCGCACCCTCGTGGGCATCGGCACCGCGGCCGGCTGGCTCCGTGCACACGCGACGCCGGGCCGCACCCTCACCGTGGAGTCCCATGTCACGGACCCGGACGGCTCGGAGGTGGACACCGAGGGCGCCTCGATCGTCGGAGCCGGACCCGCGCTCGTGCGCCACGGCCGGTCCTGGATCAACGCGGCGGCCAACGGGGTCTCCGAGGCAGCCGTCAGCAGCCGCTCACCCCGCACGGTCGCCGGCATCCGACCGGACGGCACCCTCCTGCTCGTCGTGTTCGACGGCCGCCGGCCGGGCGTCAGCGAGGGCGTCAGCCTGACCGAAGCGGCCGGAGTCCTGGTCTCCCTCGGCGCCGAGGACGCCATCAACCTCGACGGTGGCGGGTCGAGCACCATGGTGGTCCGGGACAAGGTCCGCAACAGCCCCTCGGACCCCGGGGACACGGACGAGGAACGCCAGCGCAAGGTCTCCAACGCGCTCCTCGTCGTCCCACGACGCCTCGCACCCTGACAGCCCGGCCCCCCACAGCACGACGGGCCGCACGGGAAGAATCCCGTACGGCCCGTCCCACCGGACGAACGCCCTGCGCCGGAACGTTCGCCGGGCGGATCGCTACGCCGGAACGCTGGCCACGCCCTGCGCCAGGAACTTCTTGCCGTTCACGCGCTCGGAGACGCCCTCGCGGTCCAGGTACGGCGTGATGCCGCCCAGGTGGAAGGGCCAGCCCGCGCCGGTGATCAGGCAGAGGTCGATGTCCTGGGCCTCGGCGACGACGCCCTCGTCCAGCATCAGGCCGATCTCCTGCGCCACCGCGTCCAGGACGCGGTCGCGGACCTGCTCCTCGGACAGGACGGTGTCGCCCTGCTTGAGGAGGGCGGCGACCTCCGGGTCCAGCTCCGGCTTGCCGGAGTCGTAGACGTAGAAGCCGCGCTTGCCGGCCTTGACCACGGCGGCCAGGTTCTCGGAGACCGTGAAGCGCTCCGGGAAGGCGCGGTTCAGGGTCTCGGAGACGTGCAGGCCGATCGCCGGGCCGACGAGCTCCAGCAGCACCAGCGGGGACATCGGCAGGCCGAGGGGCTCGATGGCCTTCTCCGCGACCTCGACCGGGGTGCCCTCGTCGATGACGTTCTGGATCTCGCCCATGAAGCGGGTGAGGATGCGGTTGACGACGAACGCCGGGGCGTCCTTCACCAGGACCGCGGTCTTCTTCAGCTTGCGGGCGACACCGAAGGCCGTCGCCAGCGAGGCGTCGTCCGTCCGCTCGCCGCGCACGATCTCCAGGAGCGGGAGGATCGCGACCGGGTTGAAGAAGTGGAAGCCGACCACGCGCTCGGGGTGCTTCAGCTTCGAGGCCATCTCGGTGACCGAGAGGGACGAGGTGTTGGTGGCGAGGATCGCGTGCGCCGGGGCGACCGCCTCGACCTCGGCGAACACCTGCTGCTTGACGCCGATCTCCTCGAACACCGCCTCGATGATGAAGTCGGCGTCGGAGAAGCCCTCCGCCTTGTCCAGCACACCGGTGACCAGGGCCTTCAGGCGGTTGGCCTTGTCCTGGTTGATGCGGCCCTTGCCGAGCAGCTTCTCGATCTCGGCGTGGACGTAGCCCACACCCTTGTCGACGCGCTCCTGGTCGATGTCGGTCAGCACGACCGGCACCTCCAGACGGCGCAGGAAGAGCAGGGCGAGCTGGCTGGCCATCAGGCCCGCGCCCACCACGCCGACCTTGGTGACCGGGCGGGCCAGGTTCTTGTCCGGGGCACCGGCCGGGCGCTTGGCGCGCTTCTGGACCAGGTTGAAGGAGTAGATCCCGGAGCGCAGCTCGCTGCCCATGATCAGGTCCGCGAGGGCCTGGTCCTCGGCGTCGAAGCCGGCGGACAGGTCGCCGTCCTTGGCCGCGGCGATGATCTCCAGCGCGCGGTACGCGGCCGGGGCCGCGCCGTGCACCTTGGAGTCGGCGATGGCACGGCCGCGGGCGACGGCCTGGTCCCAGGCCTCGCCGCGGTCGACCTCGGGGCGCTCCACCGCGACCGTGCCGTTGAGCACGTCGGCGGTCCACACCAGCGAGCGCTCCAGGAAGTCCGCGCCCTCGAAGATCGCGTCGGCGATGCCGAGCTCGAAGACCTGCTTGCCCTTGAGCTGGCGGTTCTGGTTCAGCGAGTTCTCGATGATCACCGAGACCGCGCGGTCGGCGCCGATCAGGTTCGGCAGCAGCGCGCAGCCGCCCCAGCCGGGGACCAGACCGAGGAAGACCTCGGGCAGCGAGAACGCGGGCAGCGCCTTGGAGACGGTGCGGTACGAGCAGTGCAGCCCGACCTCGACACCGCCGCCCATCGCCGCGCCGTTGTAGTACGCGAACGTCGGGACCGCGAGGCCGGAGAGGCGGCGGAAGACGTCGTGGCCGCCCTTGCCGATGGCCAGCGCGTCCTTGTGCTCCTTGAGCAGCTCGACGCCCTTGAGGTCGGCGCCGACCGCGAAGATGAACGGCTTGCCGGTGATGCCGATGCCGGTGATGGCGCCGTCGGCGGCCTCCTTCTCGACCTGGTCGATCGCGGCGTTCAGGTTCGCCAGCGACTGCGGTCCGAAGGTGGTCGGCTTGGTGTGGTCGAAGCCGTTGTCCAGCGTGA is a genomic window of Streptomyces sp. NBC_00708 containing:
- a CDS encoding phosphodiester glycosidase family protein, encoding MNGRRAARTPALLLALLTAACTAQTGAGPDDGGARDPRPSTGSSQPAEDLPHGITFRQSVRRLADGGPVRVSVLAVAPDAPADIRTSHGGTVATTGTVLDLARGADAIAAVNGTYFDSDSARYKGDPLGLYVSDGVLLSEATNGRTALILPGRGERPRITELRSATYVTSSDGARAVVDGTDRVPGRIVGCGGVGGDRRTDTGARTGDPLPGRVCFDPDELIDFPDQWGAPTPGADRHSVEAVLDANGTVTAVRSPAGGPVPAGGRTLVGIGTAAGWLRAHATPGRTLTVESHVTDPDGSEVDTEGASIVGAGPALVRHGRSWINAAANGVSEAAVSSRSPRTVAGIRPDGTLLLVVFDGRRPGVSEGVSLTEAAGVLVSLGAEDAINLDGGGSSTMVVRDKVRNSPSDPGDTDEERQRKVSNALLVVPRRLAP
- a CDS encoding 3-hydroxyacyl-CoA dehydrogenase NAD-binding domain-containing protein, with protein sequence MSTTTELLKGAAELFPDEVVTQAHVRHLDLPAGAGRFALITLDNGFDHTKPTTFGPQSLANLNAAIDQVEKEAADGAITGIGITGKPFIFAVGADLKGVELLKEHKDALAIGKGGHDVFRRLSGLAVPTFAYYNGAAMGGGVEVGLHCSYRTVSKALPAFSLPEVFLGLVPGWGGCALLPNLIGADRAVSVIIENSLNQNRQLKGKQVFELGIADAIFEGADFLERSLVWTADVLNGTVAVERPEVDRGEAWDQAVARGRAIADSKVHGAAPAAYRALEIIAAAKDGDLSAGFDAEDQALADLIMGSELRSGIYSFNLVQKRAKRPAGAPDKNLARPVTKVGVVGAGLMASQLALLFLRRLEVPVVLTDIDQERVDKGVGYVHAEIEKLLGKGRINQDKANRLKALVTGVLDKAEGFSDADFIIEAVFEEIGVKQQVFAEVEAVAPAHAILATNTSSLSVTEMASKLKHPERVVGFHFFNPVAILPLLEIVRGERTDDASLATAFGVARKLKKTAVLVKDAPAFVVNRILTRFMGEIQNVIDEGTPVEVAEKAIEPLGLPMSPLVLLELVGPAIGLHVSETLNRAFPERFTVSENLAAVVKAGKRGFYVYDSGKPELDPEVAALLKQGDTVLSEEQVRDRVLDAVAQEIGLMLDEGVVAEAQDIDLCLITGAGWPFHLGGITPYLDREGVSERVNGKKFLAQGVASVPA